In a single window of the Saccharothrix australiensis genome:
- a CDS encoding SagB/ThcOx family dehydrogenase encodes MIPLPPPAEPATTLVAALRSRRSRYSYGPLSRQDLGTLLGLAVGVQRHVPPHVLGMNPTAGGLPSLAVHVVVDGEVFEYLREPHALCRTGTADLAGVFAQDGFAERARAAVVLTGRMGPGLAKYGPRHYRTVHLDAGVAVQNLYLVATAVGLRCCAVAGFADDAVKALVRGGEEDVPLALFVVGGTPRPVPAPEK; translated from the coding sequence GTGATCCCGCTGCCGCCGCCGGCGGAACCGGCGACGACGCTCGTGGCCGCGCTGCGGTCCCGCCGGTCGCGCTACTCCTACGGGCCGCTGAGCCGGCAGGACCTCGGCACCCTGCTCGGCCTGGCGGTGGGCGTGCAGCGGCACGTCCCGCCGCACGTGCTCGGCATGAACCCGACGGCGGGCGGCCTGCCGTCGCTGGCCGTCCACGTCGTCGTGGACGGCGAGGTCTTCGAGTACCTGCGCGAGCCGCACGCCCTGTGCCGCACCGGGACCGCCGACCTGGCGGGCGTGTTCGCGCAGGACGGGTTCGCCGAGCGCGCCCGCGCCGCGGTCGTCCTGACCGGACGGATGGGGCCGGGGCTCGCGAAATACGGTCCCCGGCATTACCGCACCGTCCACCTGGACGCGGGCGTCGCGGTGCAGAACCTCTACCTCGTGGCCACCGCGGTCGGCCTGCGCTGCTGCGCGGTCGCCGGTTTCGCGGACGACGCGGTGAAAGCCCTTGTCAGGGGCGGGGAAGAGGACGTGCCGCTCGCGTTGTTCGTCGTCGGCGGCACGCCGAGACCGGTGCCCGCACCCGAAAAGTAG
- a CDS encoding MFS transporter: MTVTHDAPARDFSRYLTARLLSVAGTLVSVVALPVLVYRLTGSAGWTSAVAMAEALPYLVFGLLAGAVADRVDRRRLMVAMDVVVACGLVTVPLAWWAGVLTALHVVLVAFLAQTAFVFFDAANFGALPSLVGKDKLTAAYARLFGRSTVVELVVPAVAGLLVATAAPADLLAVNAVTAAGSAMLIRSIHGALSTPRADATTLVGDIGSGLRFLWRQPIVRTLTLVGATHSAAAGAWVAMLVPWADGVLGVAPSGDARLAALFSCWGVGALLASRLLPALTGRWGGARLALGALPVCLLCGVGALLSTHWVLACAAAIAWGAAHSTVVLNAITYRQRICPQELQSRVNTTARMLSWGLGQPAGAALAGAAAVLAGPRAGLAAGVAVLLAGVVLAWATPTLRRAARSATAD, translated from the coding sequence GTGACCGTCACCCACGACGCGCCCGCGCGCGACTTCAGCCGCTACCTCACCGCCCGCCTGCTGTCCGTCGCGGGCACGCTGGTGTCGGTGGTCGCGCTGCCGGTGCTCGTCTACCGGCTCACCGGCTCCGCCGGGTGGACGTCGGCCGTCGCGATGGCGGAAGCCCTGCCCTACCTCGTCTTCGGCCTGCTCGCGGGCGCGGTGGCGGACCGGGTCGACCGGCGGCGGCTCATGGTGGCGATGGACGTCGTGGTGGCGTGCGGGCTGGTGACCGTCCCGCTCGCGTGGTGGGCGGGCGTGCTGACCGCGTTGCACGTGGTGCTGGTGGCGTTCCTCGCGCAGACGGCGTTCGTGTTCTTCGACGCGGCCAACTTCGGCGCGCTGCCCTCGTTGGTGGGCAAGGACAAGCTCACCGCCGCGTACGCCAGGCTGTTCGGCCGGTCGACCGTCGTCGAGCTGGTCGTGCCGGCCGTGGCCGGGCTGCTCGTGGCCACCGCGGCGCCGGCCGACCTGCTCGCGGTCAACGCGGTCACCGCCGCCGGTTCGGCCATGCTGATCCGGTCGATCCACGGCGCACTGTCCACACCGCGCGCCGACGCGACCACGCTGGTCGGCGACATCGGCTCCGGGCTGCGGTTCCTCTGGCGGCAGCCCATCGTCCGCACCCTGACGCTGGTCGGCGCGACGCACTCGGCGGCGGCGGGCGCGTGGGTCGCCATGCTGGTGCCGTGGGCGGACGGCGTGCTCGGCGTCGCGCCGTCCGGCGACGCGCGGCTGGCGGCCCTGTTCAGCTGCTGGGGCGTCGGCGCGCTGCTCGCGTCGCGCCTGCTGCCCGCGCTGACCGGGCGGTGGGGCGGCGCGCGGCTGGCGCTGGGCGCGCTGCCGGTGTGCCTGCTGTGCGGCGTCGGCGCGCTGCTGAGCACCCACTGGGTGCTCGCGTGCGCCGCCGCGATCGCCTGGGGCGCCGCGCACTCGACCGTGGTGCTGAACGCGATCACCTACCGCCAGCGGATCTGCCCGCAGGAACTCCAGTCGCGGGTCAACACCACGGCCCGGATGCTGTCGTGGGGCCTCGGGCAGCCCGCGGGCGCGGCGCTGGCCGGCGCGGCGGCCGTGCTCGCCGGACCTCGGGCCGGGCTCGCCGCGGGTGTGGCCGTGCTGCTGGCCGGGGTCGTCCTGGCCTGGGCGACCCCGACGCTGCGCCGCGCCGCGCGGTCCGCTACCGCGGATTAG
- a CDS encoding LLM class flavin-dependent oxidoreductase: MQFGIFTVGDVTPDPTTGRTPTEAERIKAMVAIALKAEEVGLDVFATGEHHNPPFVPSSPTTMLGYVAARTERLILSTATTLITTNDPVKIAEDFAMLQHLADGRVDLMMGRGNTGPVYPWFGRDIRDGIDLAIENYHLLHRLWREDVVDWEGKHRTPLQSFTATPRPLDGVPPFVWHGSIRSPEIAEQAAYYGDGFFANNIFWPKEHFIRLINLYRERYEHYGHGAAHQAIVGLGGQVFMRRNSQDAVREFRPYFDNAPVYGHGPSLEDFTAQTPLTVGSPQEVVEKTLTFREHFGDYQRQLFLVDHAGLPLKTVLEQLDLLGEIVPVLRREFAAGRPADVPDAPTHASLRTAAVR; this comes from the coding sequence ATGCAGTTCGGGATCTTCACCGTCGGCGACGTGACGCCCGACCCGACCACGGGGCGGACGCCGACCGAGGCCGAGCGCATCAAGGCGATGGTCGCGATCGCGTTGAAGGCCGAGGAGGTCGGCCTGGACGTCTTCGCGACCGGCGAGCACCACAACCCGCCGTTCGTGCCGTCCTCGCCCACCACGATGCTCGGCTACGTCGCCGCCCGCACCGAGCGGCTCATCCTGTCCACCGCGACCACCCTGATCACCACGAACGACCCGGTGAAGATCGCCGAGGACTTCGCGATGCTCCAGCACCTGGCCGACGGCCGGGTGGACCTGATGATGGGGCGCGGCAACACGGGACCCGTGTACCCGTGGTTCGGTCGTGACATCCGCGACGGCATCGACCTGGCGATCGAGAACTACCACCTGCTGCACCGGTTGTGGCGCGAGGACGTCGTGGACTGGGAGGGCAAGCACCGGACCCCGTTGCAGTCCTTCACCGCGACGCCCCGGCCGCTGGACGGCGTGCCGCCGTTCGTGTGGCACGGCTCGATCCGGAGCCCGGAGATCGCCGAGCAGGCGGCGTACTACGGCGACGGCTTCTTCGCCAACAACATCTTCTGGCCCAAGGAGCACTTCATCCGGCTGATCAACCTCTACCGGGAGCGCTACGAGCACTACGGGCACGGCGCGGCGCACCAGGCCATCGTCGGGCTCGGCGGGCAGGTCTTCATGCGCCGCAACTCGCAGGACGCGGTGCGCGAGTTCCGCCCCTACTTCGACAACGCCCCGGTGTACGGCCACGGTCCGTCCCTTGAGGACTTCACCGCCCAGACCCCGCTCACCGTGGGCAGCCCGCAGGAGGTCGTCGAGAAGACCCTGACGTTCCGCGAGCACTTCGGCGACTACCAGCGGCAGTTGTTCCTCGTGGACCACGCCGGGCTGCCGCTGAAGACGGTGCTGGAGCAGTTGGACCTGCTCGGCGAGATCGTGCCGGTGCTGCGGCGCGAGTTCGCGGCCGGCCGCCCGGCGGACGTGCCGGACGCGCCCACGCACGCGTCGCTGCGGACGGCGGCGGTCCGATGA
- a CDS encoding XRE family transcriptional regulator: MDTARTDTFAGALRAAIAERGLGLERIREHLAQQGVKVSLATLSYWQSGRSRPERRSSLAAIGHLEEILALPTGYLVGLLGPPRPRGRWLKRAPDRTVPISALWSDPDQVEWAFRQVDTSSDERLTRLSQHDFVTVGPERGERSIRSRHVLRADADGADRWVVLAHVDEPARHLPVLAPLRHCSLGRLVTHPAAGLVVAELLFDRALRQGDSIVIEHELVSRPPYPPALACGRKFRLPVREYVLEIAFDPLARPVDCVQYRQVGGTEVAHPVEVDAGGSLLGVALDFGPGSYGFRWNWPNPR; the protein is encoded by the coding sequence ATGGACACAGCGAGGACGGACACCTTCGCCGGGGCGTTGCGCGCCGCCATCGCCGAGCGCGGGCTGGGCCTGGAACGCATCCGCGAACACCTGGCGCAGCAGGGCGTGAAGGTCAGCCTGGCGACCCTGAGCTACTGGCAGTCGGGCCGCAGCCGACCGGAGCGACGCTCGTCCCTGGCCGCGATCGGCCACCTGGAGGAGATCCTGGCGCTGCCCACCGGGTACCTGGTCGGCCTGCTCGGGCCGCCCCGGCCGCGCGGCCGGTGGCTCAAGCGCGCTCCGGACCGGACGGTGCCGATCAGCGCGCTGTGGTCGGACCCGGACCAGGTCGAGTGGGCGTTCCGGCAGGTCGACACCAGCAGCGACGAGCGGCTGACCCGCCTGAGCCAGCACGACTTCGTCACCGTGGGGCCCGAGCGGGGCGAGCGCAGCATCCGGTCCAGGCACGTGCTGCGGGCGGACGCCGACGGCGCGGACCGCTGGGTGGTCCTCGCGCACGTCGACGAGCCGGCTCGGCACCTGCCGGTACTGGCACCGCTGCGGCACTGCTCGCTCGGCCGGCTGGTCACGCACCCCGCCGCCGGCCTGGTGGTGGCGGAGCTGCTGTTCGACCGGGCGCTGCGCCAGGGCGACAGCATCGTCATCGAGCACGAGCTGGTGAGCCGCCCGCCGTACCCGCCCGCGCTGGCCTGCGGGCGCAAGTTCCGGCTGCCGGTGCGGGAGTACGTGCTGGAGATCGCGTTCGACCCGCTGGCGCGCCCCGTCGACTGCGTGCAGTACCGGCAGGTCGGCGGCACGGAGGTCGCCCACCCGGTGGAGGTGGACGCGGGCGGCTCGCTGCTGGGCGTGGCGCTCGACTTCGGACCGGGCAGCTACGGGTTCCGCTGGAACTGGCCTAATCCGCGGTAG